One Lujinxingia sediminis DNA segment encodes these proteins:
- a CDS encoding TadE/TadG family type IV pilus assembly protein, which translates to MKRYLRLRNLMERSGLHVFERDEQGAALTEVVMCLPFFILVFGGLMNLGLVGQQSVATKHVAAHDMWTQVYHEGANNALRMSPRTQLPELDNLGSVQGIAALGGDIAAMASGHWGEAWFHTELAPVLTLGQIDYDSHSHEAARRLQQHMKPPHQMTGHILGGTDEGRRPVLAQIATNDNLIDDNLINPGGNMLQWLLTSVLQFSGGVPGAFAAIRYGDQDGMASHQVSLYGGRLTPTFSARYSAMLSPHPTRSGEEGGTSGEEVFDLNDPRGQWGLYYVAAQTTNNYRWVYNMMNVQFDEDETQSTATRYEAGQ; encoded by the coding sequence ATGAAGCGATATCTACGCCTTCGAAATCTGATGGAACGCTCCGGCCTTCATGTGTTTGAGCGCGATGAGCAGGGCGCGGCCCTCACCGAAGTGGTGATGTGTCTGCCCTTCTTCATCCTGGTCTTTGGCGGGTTGATGAACCTGGGGCTGGTCGGGCAGCAGAGTGTGGCCACTAAACATGTGGCCGCCCACGATATGTGGACGCAGGTCTACCATGAGGGGGCGAACAACGCGTTGCGCATGAGCCCGCGTACCCAGCTTCCGGAGCTCGACAATCTGGGCTCGGTGCAGGGGATTGCGGCTCTGGGCGGCGATATCGCCGCGATGGCTTCAGGGCATTGGGGCGAGGCCTGGTTTCATACGGAGTTGGCCCCGGTGCTGACCCTGGGACAGATCGACTACGACTCGCATTCGCATGAGGCGGCTCGTCGGCTGCAGCAGCATATGAAGCCGCCTCATCAGATGACCGGCCATATCCTGGGCGGTACCGATGAGGGGCGTCGTCCGGTGCTCGCGCAGATCGCCACAAATGATAACCTCATCGACGACAACCTCATCAACCCGGGCGGAAATATGCTGCAGTGGCTGCTCACTTCGGTGCTGCAGTTCAGCGGCGGGGTGCCGGGAGCCTTTGCTGCGATTCGCTACGGTGACCAGGATGGCATGGCTTCCCATCAGGTCTCTCTCTATGGCGGCCGCCTCACCCCTACGTTCAGCGCGCGCTACTCCGCGATGCTTTCCCCCCACCCCACGCGTTCCGGCGAGGAGGGAGGCACCAGCGGCGAGGAGGTCTTTGACCTCAATGATCCTCGCGGGCAGTGGGGGCTTTATTACGTCGCGGCCCAGACGACCAATAACTACCGTTGGGTCTACAACATGATGAACGTGCAGTTCGATGAGGACGAGACGCAGTCGACGGCCACGCGCTACGAGGCGGGTCAATGA